From one Colletotrichum destructivum chromosome 3, complete sequence genomic stretch:
- a CDS encoding Putative G patch domain and ankyrin repeat-containing protein, with amino-acid sequence MQRRVIDEEEYGEEDDVPLQHRRPFGAGIQRKPIQFVKASDPNLSTAEPVKTTKPGSSVGDFYLSLVLPSEKARPGVETPAAKICAVCDLPLGKDDAVGEVSNGGSNSGEKTTAKRPQHEASIAHQVCLTHSHPPSALDRSRMGLTYLSSHGWDPDSRKGLGAAGQGMQYPLKTQPKEDKYGLGLAIPKDLKNKVEKKKKQTPQTLDAKKCRKKADEDKKKAERLRQMFYGSEDMDRYLGSGL; translated from the coding sequence ATGCAAAGACGGGtcattgacgaggaggaatacggcgaggaagacgatgtGCCGCTTCAGCATCGGCGGCCCTTTGGCGCAGGCATCCAGCGCAAGCCTATCCAGTTCGTTAAGGCATCTGACCCGAACCTAAGCACGGCCGAACCAGTCAAGACCACCAAGCCCGGTTCTTCTGTGGGTGACTTCTACCTCAGCCTCGTTCTCCCGAGCGAGAAGGCGAGACCGGGGGTCGAGACGCCAGCGGCAAAAATATGCGCCGTGTGTGACTTGCCACTTGGTAAAGACGATGCCGTGGGAGAAGTcagcaacggcggcagcaacagcggTGAAAAGACGACAGCGAAGAGACCACAGCACGAGGCGTCGATTGCTCACCAGGTCTGTCTCACACACTCACATCCGCCATCGGCGCTGGACAGGTCACGCATGGGCTTGACCTACTTGTCGTCGCACGGCTGGGACCCGGATTCGCGGAAGggtctcggcgccgcgggccAGGGTATGCAGTATCCTCTCAAGACGCAGCCGAAGGAGGACAAGTATGGTCTCGGCCTGGCTATTCCTAAGGACCTCAAGAACAAagtcgagaagaagaagaagcagactCCTCAAACGCTGGACGCGAAGAAATGTCGTAAGaaagccgacgaggacaaaAAGAAGGCAGAG